In the Arachis ipaensis cultivar K30076 chromosome B10, Araip1.1, whole genome shotgun sequence genome, one interval contains:
- the LOC107623271 gene encoding pre-mRNA-splicing factor cwf26-like — translation MLKERLRWGDPMAHLVKKKYPEPVLPDLGEGEKMKESGFVVPQDIPDHSWLKRGLDAAPNRYGIRPGRHWDGVDRSNGFEKELFKRTNERQARDREAYLWSVSNM, via the exons ATGCTCAAGGAAAGATTAAGATGGGGTGATCCTATGGCACATTTGGTAAAGAAAAAATATCCAGAGCCTGTTCTTCCGGATTTGGGAGAAGGTGAGAAGATGAAAGAATCAGGTTTTGTTGTTCCGCAAGATATTCCAGATCACAGCTGGTTGAAAAGAGGTTTAGATGCTGCACCAAATCGCTATGGGATAAGGCCGGGACGACATTGGGATGGAGTTGATCGTAGTAATG GTTTTGAGAAGGAATTGTTCAAGAGAACAAATGAGAGGCAAGCTCGAGACAGAGAAGCTTATCTTTGGTCTGTCTCCAATATGTGA